From the Clostridiales bacterium FE2011 genome, one window contains:
- the carB gene encoding carbamoyl-phosphate synthase large subunit yields MPKDSSIKKVLVIGSGPIVIGQAAEFDYAGAQACRVLKAEGINVVLVNSNPATIMTDQHLADEIYLEPLNAATVRRVIEKERPDGLIAGLGGQTGLTLAMQLSRDGTLEEFGVRLLGSPIEAIERAEDRERFRETMLKAGQPCVPSGIAENMEDALKWANEIGYPVIVRPAYTLGGSGGGIAANEEEMRVIARAGLDASPITQILVEKCISGWKEIEFETMRDAQGNVIAVCSMENVDPVGIHTGDSVVVAPALTLSDKEYQMLRTASLDIISAIGIVGGCNCQFALNPDSFEYAVIEVNPRVSRSSALASKATGYPIAKITTRLALGYSLDEIANDITGKTCACFEPTVDYVVVKFPKWPFDKFYGSSRRLGTQMKATGEVMAIGQRFEEALMKAVRGAEISLDTLNALPLTDEPIRDRLARQDDRRLFTVFEALKQGMTVDEIFEITKIDRFFLYRLRAMAELEMRTEGKGLQPGDYETFKKMGYPDKAIMRITGAKEVPGWKMSYKMVDTCGAEFAAETPYFYSCTDKACESRSLKRSGRPVVIVLGSGPIRIGQGIEFDYSSVHCVWTLRRIGYDVVIINNNPETVSTDYDTADRLYFEPLTPEDVMNVIEVEKPVGVVVAFGGQTAIKLTQFLDSQGIRILGTSAESIDIAEDRERFDALLEQFSIRRPRGMGVRTMEEAVAAAEGLGYPVLLRPSYVIGGQNMTISRSRKHTVDYMTRILSGGIENPVLVDQYLPGIELEVDVISDGKDVLIPGIMEHIERAGVHSGDSIAVYPPFNLTEKFQEKICDISTKLALALGTKGLVNIQYLIYDNELYVIEVNPRASRTIPYISKVTGVPMVDLASRVMLDEPLKDLGYGTGLYPVPPYCAIKVPVFSFEKLNDADSILGPEMKSTGEVLGIGITKAEALFKGLSAAGFHLPTAREKDHTGVLLSVEDEDFPDAIAVAKRCYDQGISVYATKDTARAISAVGIHVTPVADPKISDEIIGLMENGSVNYIIYTGAVKDDTVGDYTVLHRKAMVLGIPCMTSLDTANALMDILGSRFTLQNTELVDINHMRR; encoded by the coding sequence ATGCCTAAGGACAGTTCAATCAAAAAGGTTCTGGTCATCGGTTCCGGCCCCATCGTCATCGGCCAGGCTGCTGAATTTGACTACGCCGGTGCCCAGGCCTGCCGCGTGCTGAAAGCGGAAGGCATCAACGTGGTGCTGGTGAACTCCAACCCCGCCACCATCATGACCGACCAGCATCTGGCGGATGAAATCTACCTGGAGCCGCTGAACGCGGCCACTGTCCGCCGGGTTATCGAAAAGGAACGTCCGGACGGACTGATCGCCGGTCTCGGCGGTCAGACCGGTCTGACCCTGGCCATGCAGCTGAGCCGCGACGGCACCTTGGAAGAATTTGGTGTTCGTCTGCTGGGTTCTCCTATTGAAGCTATCGAGCGGGCGGAAGACCGTGAGCGTTTCCGGGAAACCATGCTGAAGGCTGGTCAGCCCTGCGTGCCTTCCGGCATTGCGGAGAACATGGAAGACGCCCTGAAATGGGCCAATGAGATTGGTTACCCCGTCATCGTCCGTCCCGCCTATACCCTGGGCGGCAGCGGCGGCGGTATTGCGGCCAATGAAGAAGAAATGCGCGTCATCGCCCGTGCAGGCCTTGACGCTTCCCCCATTACCCAGATTCTGGTGGAGAAGTGCATCTCCGGCTGGAAGGAAATTGAGTTTGAAACCATGCGGGACGCCCAGGGCAACGTCATCGCCGTCTGCTCCATGGAAAACGTGGACCCCGTAGGTATTCATACCGGTGACAGCGTGGTTGTGGCGCCTGCCCTGACCCTGTCCGATAAAGAGTACCAGATGCTCCGGACCGCGTCGCTGGATATCATCAGCGCCATCGGCATCGTCGGCGGCTGCAACTGCCAGTTTGCCCTGAATCCTGATTCCTTCGAATACGCGGTCATCGAGGTCAATCCCCGTGTCAGCCGTTCCTCCGCCCTGGCCAGCAAGGCTACCGGCTATCCGATCGCCAAGATCACAACCCGCCTTGCCCTGGGCTATTCCCTGGACGAGATCGCCAACGATATCACCGGCAAAACCTGCGCCTGCTTCGAGCCCACCGTCGACTATGTGGTCGTCAAGTTCCCGAAGTGGCCCTTTGATAAGTTCTATGGTTCCTCCCGCCGCCTGGGCACCCAGATGAAGGCCACCGGCGAAGTCATGGCCATCGGCCAGCGCTTCGAGGAAGCCCTGATGAAGGCTGTCCGCGGTGCGGAAATCTCCCTGGATACGCTGAACGCGCTTCCCCTGACGGACGAACCCATCCGGGATCGCCTGGCCCGCCAGGATGACCGCCGTCTCTTCACCGTCTTTGAAGCCCTGAAGCAGGGTATGACCGTGGACGAGATTTTTGAAATCACAAAGATCGACCGGTTCTTCCTCTACCGGCTCCGCGCCATGGCTGAACTGGAAATGCGGACCGAAGGCAAGGGCCTGCAGCCCGGCGACTATGAAACCTTCAAGAAAATGGGCTATCCGGACAAAGCCATCATGCGGATCACCGGTGCGAAGGAAGTCCCCGGCTGGAAGATGAGCTACAAAATGGTTGATACCTGCGGTGCTGAGTTTGCCGCAGAAACACCTTACTTCTACTCCTGCACGGACAAGGCCTGCGAGTCCCGCAGCCTGAAGCGTTCCGGCCGTCCTGTTGTCATCGTGCTTGGTTCCGGTCCCATCCGGATCGGCCAGGGTATCGAGTTCGACTACTCCTCCGTCCACTGTGTGTGGACCCTGCGCCGCATCGGCTATGATGTGGTCATCATCAACAATAACCCGGAGACCGTCTCCACCGACTATGACACCGCGGACCGCCTGTACTTCGAGCCTCTCACTCCGGAAGACGTCATGAACGTCATCGAGGTGGAAAAGCCCGTCGGTGTCGTGGTAGCCTTCGGCGGCCAGACCGCCATCAAGCTGACCCAGTTCCTGGATTCCCAGGGCATCCGCATCCTGGGCACCAGTGCTGAATCCATTGATATCGCTGAAGACCGTGAGCGGTTCGACGCCCTGCTGGAGCAGTTCAGCATCCGCCGTCCCCGCGGCATGGGCGTCCGCACCATGGAAGAGGCCGTTGCCGCCGCGGAAGGCCTGGGCTATCCCGTTCTGCTGCGTCCCTCCTACGTGATCGGCGGCCAGAACATGACCATCTCCCGCAGCCGGAAACATACCGTGGACTACATGACCCGGATTCTCTCCGGCGGCATCGAAAACCCGGTGCTGGTAGACCAGTATCTGCCCGGCATTGAGCTGGAAGTGGACGTTATCTCCGACGGCAAGGATGTGCTGATCCCCGGCATCATGGAACATATTGAACGTGCCGGTGTTCACAGCGGTGACTCCATCGCCGTTTATCCGCCCTTCAACCTGACCGAGAAGTTCCAGGAGAAGATCTGTGATATCTCCACCAAGCTTGCCCTCGCACTGGGCACCAAAGGCCTGGTGAATATCCAGTACCTGATCTATGACAATGAACTGTACGTCATCGAAGTGAATCCCAGGGCTTCCCGGACAATCCCCTATATTTCAAAGGTTACCGGCGTTCCCATGGTGGATCTCGCTTCCCGCGTCATGCTGGACGAGCCGCTGAAGGATCTGGGCTACGGTACCGGGCTCTATCCCGTCCCGCCCTACTGTGCCATCAAGGTACCGGTCTTCTCCTTTGAGAAGCTGAACGACGCTGACTCCATCCTCGGACCGGAAATGAAGTCCACCGGTGAAGTGCTGGGCATCGGCATCACCAAGGCAGAAGCGTTGTTCAAAGGCCTGTCCGCTGCCGGCTTCCATCTGCCCACCGCCCGTGAAAAGGATCACACCGGCGTGCTTCTGTCCGTTGAAGACGAGGACTTCCCGGATGCCATTGCCGTAGCTAAGCGCTGCTACGATCAGGGCATCAGCGTCTATGCCACCAAGGATACCGCCCGGGCCATTTCTGCCGTCGGCATCCACGTGACTCCCGTTGCTGACCCGAAGATCAGCGATGAGATCATCGGCCTGATGGAAAACGGCTCCGTGAACTACATCATCTATACCGGTGCTGTCAAGGACGACACTGTGGGTGACTACACCGTTCTCCACCGCAAGGCCATGGTTCTGGGTATCCCCTGCATGACCTCACTGGACACCGCCAACGCCCTGATGGATATCCTCGGTTCCCGCTTTACCCTGCAGAATACCGAGCTTGTCGACATCAACCACATGAGACGCTAA
- a CDS encoding FprA family A-type flavoprotein produces the protein MNVTKDIRYIGVNDHEIDLFEGMYIVPEGMAYNSYVILDEKVAVMDTADRHFVQKWLGNLEAALEGRKPDYLIVQHMEPDHSSGIAAFMEAYPEAKVVATAKAFTMMKNFTGTDYTGRGIVVKEGDKLELGSHVLTFVTAPMVHWPEVMFTYDSTDKVLFSADAFGKFGALDAEDEEGWACEARRYYFGIVGKYGAQVQAVLKKAAALDIQIICPLHGPVLNENLGYYLDLYNTWSSYGVETEGVAVFYTSVYGHTKEAAEFMAAKLQELGCPKVAISDLARDDMAEAVEDAFRYGKIVLATTTYNADVFPFMREFIEHLTERNYQNRKIGFIENGSWAPTAAKVMKGMLEGCKNTTFAETEVKILSAMTEENKTQIEQLAKEMINS, from the coding sequence ATGAATGTGACAAAGGATATCCGTTATATCGGGGTGAACGATCATGAGATCGACCTGTTTGAGGGAATGTACATCGTGCCGGAAGGTATGGCGTACAATTCTTATGTGATCCTGGACGAAAAGGTGGCCGTGATGGATACGGCTGACCGGCACTTTGTGCAGAAGTGGCTGGGCAATCTGGAAGCTGCGCTGGAAGGCAGGAAGCCTGACTATCTGATCGTCCAGCACATGGAGCCGGATCATTCCTCCGGTATCGCCGCTTTTATGGAAGCGTATCCGGAAGCCAAGGTGGTTGCGACAGCCAAGGCCTTTACGATGATGAAGAACTTCACAGGTACGGATTATACCGGCCGTGGTATTGTGGTGAAGGAAGGGGACAAGCTGGAACTGGGCAGCCATGTGCTGACATTTGTGACTGCGCCCATGGTCCACTGGCCTGAAGTCATGTTCACCTATGACAGCACAGACAAGGTGCTGTTTTCCGCGGATGCCTTTGGCAAGTTCGGCGCGCTGGACGCGGAGGACGAAGAAGGCTGGGCCTGCGAAGCCCGCCGGTATTACTTCGGCATCGTGGGCAAGTACGGTGCACAGGTACAGGCAGTGCTGAAGAAGGCTGCGGCCCTGGATATCCAGATCATCTGCCCGCTGCATGGACCGGTACTGAATGAGAATCTCGGCTACTACCTGGACCTGTACAACACCTGGTCCTCCTACGGCGTGGAAACCGAGGGTGTTGCTGTATTCTACACCTCCGTGTACGGCCATACGAAAGAGGCGGCCGAATTCATGGCGGCGAAGCTGCAGGAACTGGGCTGCCCGAAGGTGGCCATCAGCGACCTGGCCCGGGACGACATGGCGGAAGCAGTGGAGGACGCTTTCCGGTACGGAAAGATCGTGCTGGCTACCACAACCTATAACGCTGATGTGTTCCCCTTCATGAGGGAGTTCATTGAGCACCTGACGGAACGGAACTACCAGAACCGGAAGATCGGCTTCATTGAGAACGGCAGCTGGGCCCCGACGGCAGCGAAAGTGATGAAAGGCATGCTGGAAGGCTGTAAGAACACAACGTTCGCGGAGACAGAGGTGAAGATCCTGTCCGCCATGACGGAAGAGAATAAGACGCAAATCGAACAGCTGGCGAAAGAAATGATTAATTCATAA